Proteins from a genomic interval of Indicator indicator isolate 239-I01 chromosome 1, UM_Iind_1.1, whole genome shotgun sequence:
- the C1H21orf140 gene encoding uncharacterized protein C21orf140 homolog, producing the protein MQRFTSPLLCHIIRRGCFDAASKRQCLHYLKVLRSLQHSGFNTVFLGETDIPESLITGEKTAEETSLRWPVWTLVHAASHQGWVPWRHKLLLRVDLSTHLQNAIFQELCESLTMSYGKCVIVTRDKMQPMHVGAEEGKEPQLGTLPPATPAICMSSVESCREAARANGHELLVVPSSYNYLYPMAVAWSSLKWFIINNRKDFALRSIGNNSSYRCILFGDLIVKGIEKMTPNKWKVVINRVKKWENYYLDTLS; encoded by the coding sequence ATGCAGCGTTTCACAAGTCCACTCCTCTGCCACATAATTCGCAGGGGCTGCTTTGATGCTGCTTCAAAGAGGCAGTGCCTGCACTATTTAAAAGTTCTGAGGTCGCTGCAGCATAGTGGTTTCAACACTGTTTTTCTAGGGGAAACAGACATTCCAGAAAGTCTCAtaacaggagaaaaaacagCCGAGGAGACCAGCTTGCGCTGGCCAGTATGGACACTTGTTCATGCTGCCAGCCACCAAGGGTGGGTACCCTGGAGGCACAAACTCCTATTAAGAGTCGATCTGTCCACCCATCTGCAGAACGCTATCTTTCAGGAGCTGTGTGAATCTCTGACCATGTCCTATGGGAAGTGTGTCATTGTGACAAGGGATAAAATGCAGCCGATGCATGTCGGGGCCGAAGAGGGCAAGGAGCCGCAGCTGGGAACGCTGCCACCAGCCACACCAGCCATCTGCATGTCCAGCGTTGAGTCCTGCCGCGAAGCTGCCAGAGCCAATGGCCATGAGCTTCTTGTTGTGCCTTCATCTTACAACTACCTCTACCCTATGGCCGTCGCCTGGTCCTCTTTGAAATGGTTTATTATAAACAACAGGAAGGACTTTGCCCTCAGATCTATTGGGAACAACTCCTCCTATAGGTGTATCCTCTTCGGTGACTTGATTGTTAAAGGAATAGAGAAGATGACCCCAAACAAATGGAAGGTAGTGATCAACAGAGTGAAGAAGTGGGAGAACTACTACCTCGACACCCTTTCTTAA